A single region of the Streptomyces sp. NBC_01262 genome encodes:
- the gndA gene encoding NADP-dependent phosphogluconate dehydrogenase — MAEQARIGVTGLAVMGSNLARNFARHGHPVAVHNRSEAKTHALVEEFGHEGEFHPADTLKEFVASLERPRRAIIMVKAGAPTDAVIDELAALMEPGDMIVDGGNADFRDTRRREAALRAQGLHFVGTGISGGEEGALNGPSIMPGGSVEAYEALGPLLEDISAKVDGVPCCTHVGPDGAGHFVKMVHNGIEYADMQLIAEAYDLLRHAAGMRPAEIAEVFRTWNSGRLESYLVEITAEVLSHTDAATGGPFVDIVQDRAGQKGTGSWTVQNALELGVPTSGIAEAVFARSLSGSAELRAATRDLPGPTETWLDSAASDRFADDVEQALYASKIVAYAQGFNLIQAGSDEYGWDVDPGAMSTIWRGGCIIRAQFLNRIKEAYDAEPGRPTLLTDDHFAEALGGAQAAWRRVVSTAAQLGVPAPGFAAALAYYDGLRAERLPAALIQGQRDFFGAHTYRRTDRDGSFHTLWGGDRSEAASG; from the coding sequence ATGGCGGAGCAGGCTCGCATAGGCGTCACCGGACTGGCGGTCATGGGCAGCAACCTTGCCCGGAACTTCGCCCGCCACGGCCACCCGGTGGCGGTGCACAACCGGAGCGAGGCCAAGACCCACGCCCTCGTCGAGGAGTTCGGCCATGAAGGGGAGTTCCACCCCGCCGACACCCTCAAGGAGTTCGTGGCTTCCCTCGAACGTCCGCGCCGGGCGATCATCATGGTCAAGGCCGGCGCCCCCACGGACGCGGTCATCGACGAGCTGGCCGCGCTCATGGAACCCGGCGACATGATCGTCGACGGCGGCAACGCCGACTTCCGCGACACCCGGCGCCGTGAGGCGGCCCTGCGCGCGCAGGGCCTGCACTTCGTCGGCACCGGCATCTCCGGCGGCGAGGAGGGCGCCCTCAACGGCCCGTCCATCATGCCGGGCGGCTCCGTGGAGGCGTACGAGGCCCTCGGCCCGCTGCTGGAGGACATCTCGGCCAAGGTCGACGGCGTGCCCTGCTGCACCCATGTCGGCCCCGACGGCGCCGGGCACTTCGTGAAGATGGTGCACAACGGTATCGAGTACGCCGACATGCAGCTCATCGCCGAGGCGTACGACCTGCTGCGGCACGCCGCCGGGATGCGCCCCGCCGAGATCGCCGAGGTCTTCCGCACCTGGAACTCCGGGCGCCTGGAGTCCTACCTGGTCGAGATCACCGCCGAGGTGCTCTCCCACACCGACGCCGCCACCGGCGGCCCCTTCGTGGACATCGTCCAGGACCGGGCGGGCCAGAAGGGCACCGGCAGCTGGACCGTCCAGAACGCCCTGGAGCTGGGCGTGCCGACCTCCGGCATCGCCGAGGCCGTCTTCGCCCGCTCGCTGTCCGGCAGCGCCGAGCTGCGCGCCGCCACCCGCGATCTGCCCGGGCCGACCGAGACCTGGCTGGACAGCGCGGCGAGCGACCGCTTCGCCGACGACGTCGAGCAGGCGCTGTACGCGTCGAAGATCGTGGCCTACGCGCAGGGCTTCAACCTGATCCAGGCCGGCAGCGACGAGTACGGCTGGGATGTCGACCCCGGGGCCATGTCGACGATCTGGCGCGGCGGCTGCATCATCCGCGCGCAGTTCCTCAACCGCATCAAGGAGGCCTACGACGCCGAGCCCGGCCGTCCCACCCTCCTGACCGACGACCACTTCGCCGAAGCCCTCGGCGGCGCCCAGGCCGCCTGGCGCCGGGTCGTCTCCACCGCCGCCCAGCTCGGCGTCCCCGCCCCCGGCTTCGCGGCCGCCCTCGCCTACTACGACGGCCTGCGCGCGGAGCGCCTGCCCGCCGCCCTCATCCAGGGCCAGCGGGACTTCTTCGGCGCCCACACCTACCGCCGCACCGACCGCGACGGCTCCTTCCACACCCTCTGGGGCGGCGACCGCTCGGAGGCCGCCTCCGGCTGA
- a CDS encoding ABC transporter substrate-binding protein: MTSSFSRRRVLTTGAGAALGASLATSAGAATRSSPRPGPQVAEETRSLDELYRAALAEGGELVVYAGGDTPTQQDATRAAFLAAFPGIKLQLIVDYSKFHDVRVDNQFATGTLVPDLIQLQTLQDFTRWERQGRLLHYKPAGFGSVHDAFKDPRGAWTAIAVIAFSYLYDSAALGSAAPATPQELADPRWKGAIASSYPHDDDAALYLYTLYAQAYGWDWIARLAAQDVQFARGSNSPGVAVNAKQKLIGIGTSGSLTSTAATRWAVADGHPFMAWGQRAAIFKDARHPTAAKLYLNWSLSEARQKAAFNGWSVRTDVTPAGGLKPVWEYPDAHLGGFPEFMADRAGVERWKQTFALYFGEVKGDPSPGWLGLRPGA, encoded by the coding sequence ATGACCAGTTCCTTCAGCAGGCGCCGCGTACTCACCACCGGCGCGGGCGCGGCCCTGGGCGCCTCACTCGCCACCAGCGCGGGGGCGGCGACGAGGTCGTCCCCGCGCCCGGGGCCCCAGGTGGCCGAGGAGACCAGGTCCCTCGACGAGCTCTACCGGGCCGCGCTGGCGGAGGGCGGGGAGCTCGTCGTCTACGCGGGCGGCGACACCCCGACCCAGCAGGACGCCACCAGGGCCGCCTTCCTGGCCGCTTTCCCCGGCATCAAGCTCCAACTGATCGTGGACTACAGCAAGTTCCACGACGTCCGGGTGGACAACCAGTTCGCGACCGGCACCCTGGTCCCCGACCTGATCCAGCTCCAGACCCTGCAGGACTTCACCCGGTGGGAGCGGCAGGGCCGGCTGCTGCACTACAAGCCGGCCGGTTTCGGCAGCGTCCACGACGCCTTCAAGGACCCGCGGGGAGCCTGGACGGCGATCGCCGTCATCGCCTTCAGCTACCTCTACGACTCCGCCGCGCTGGGCAGCGCCGCCCCGGCGACCCCGCAGGAGCTGGCCGACCCCCGCTGGAAGGGCGCGATCGCCTCGTCGTACCCGCATGACGACGACGCGGCGCTGTACCTCTACACGCTGTACGCGCAGGCCTACGGCTGGGACTGGATCGCGCGACTGGCCGCCCAGGACGTGCAGTTCGCCCGTGGCAGCAACTCCCCCGGGGTGGCGGTCAACGCCAAGCAGAAGCTGATCGGCATCGGCACCTCCGGGTCGCTGACCTCGACCGCAGCCACCAGGTGGGCGGTGGCCGACGGGCATCCGTTCATGGCCTGGGGCCAGCGCGCGGCGATCTTCAAGGACGCCAGGCACCCGACCGCCGCCAAGCTCTACCTGAACTGGTCGCTGTCCGAGGCGCGTCAGAAGGCCGCCTTCAACGGCTGGTCCGTGCGGACCGACGTCACCCCGGCGGGCGGCCTCAAGCCGGTGTGGGAGTACCCGGACGCGCATCTCGGCGGCTTCCCCGAGTTCATGGCGGACCGGGCCGGGGTCGAGCGGTGGAAGCAGACCTTCGCCCTCTACTTCGGCGAGGTCAAGGGCGACCCCAGCCCCGGCTGGCTGGGCCTGCGTCCGGGCGCGTAG